The Effusibacillus pohliae DSM 22757 genomic interval CAACTTCCACCGGAACATTGTAAGTCTCTCCGTCTCCAATGCAGAACTGTCCGTTTTCCCCATCCTTGCCAAGGCCGGCACCCCAACCTCCAGCCGACGGCTCCACAATTAAAAACGGCTCTTTCGTATCAGGATGGATGCCGGACACAACCACACCGCATACACTGAGCAAATGCCCCGCCGTCAAACGATCAGGCAGAACAGGAGCAAGTGCCTTCCAGATCAAATCAGCTGCGTAAAGCATTGTCTCCCAGTAGGTGGAAACCGGAGCCGGTCGTTCCGCCGAAAAAATTGACTTGGGATCGTACAAGATCTTTAATGGACGGAAAATCCCATCATTGATATCCTGACTGGGGTTGGTGATGCCCACATAGATCGCCCGAACAGCCGAAACCAAAGCGGTGACGCTGCAATTCACTGGACCCGGTACCTGCGGATGGCTCCCCCGAAAATCACAGACAAATTCGTCATCGGTAATCGTAATCTTAACCTGTACCTTGAACGGTCCGTTGCCGATTCCGTCGTCATCAATCCAGTCTTCCGCCTCATACACCCCGTTTGGGATTTTTTGAAGTTCCTTGCGGGCAAGCTGTTCACCATGGTCAAGCAGATACTCAATACTTGCGAGAACCACTTCTTTTCCATATTTTTCGCACAGTTCATTAAACCGTTTCTCCCCAGTCCGAAGAGCAGCCACCTGTGCCCACATGTCTCCCAACGACAGATCGGGAAATCTGACGTTCGCAGCGATGATGTCAACGAGAGCCTGGTTTAATACTCCTTGATCGAACAGTTTCACACAGGGCAATTGCAAACCTTCTTGGTAGATTTCTGTCGAATCGGTCGTCCAGCTCCCCGGATCCTTACCGCCTACCTCCGTCCAATGCGCTTTGTTCGCTGAGAAAGCTACCAGCTCGCCTTGATAGAAAATGGGCATCACCAACCCGACGTCAGATAGGTGAGATCCGCCGCCACCATAGGGATCATTGATGATAATGATGTCCCCTGGCTTGAGTTGTCCCTTTTTCCCAAACTTCTCTATCACTTCTTTGACAGCAAATGTCAGCATGCCAAGGAACCCGGTCACTCCGTTCCCTTGCGTCAACAGCTGTCCCTTTGCGTCCGTAAGACCGCTTGCAAAATCAAGTACCTCATAGATGATCGGACTCATGCTGGTGCGGGCCAGTGTAAGAAACATCTCGTCGCCGATCGCAATCAGTGAATCCTTTACAATTTCAAGTGTAAACAGGTCAATTTTTCGTGTGGTGGTCTGAGTCATCTTTTACACCCCCGTATCAATCATCAGGTTGCCATACTCATCAACACTTAACGTTTGCCCCGGCTCTACAACGGTAGATGCAGATGATTCCTCTACAATTGCAGGCCCTTGAACTGTTATTCCGGCTCCCATCCGGGCACGGTCGAATACCGGTGTCTCCTGCCAGCCAAACGTTTCAAACAAAACCGGTCGTATTTCCTTCAGTGCCTCGTCGACCGATCCCCCTATTTTCTCCAACTTAGAAAGAGTTGGTTTCTGGACGGTGCCAAGGGCAGTCAGGTGCAGATTGACAATTTCTATGGGTGCACCTTCCAGCTTGAACGTGTAATGCTGTTCATGCAACTCGTGGAAACGGCGTTCCGCTTCCTGCAATCCGGTTATATCCAATACGCCACCCGGAACAGGAACCTTTACCGTATGTTCCTGGCCGAGATAGCGCATATCAGCGTAACGAACAAACACCACTTTATCAGAAGGTATATGTTCTGATTCGAATTGGGAAATCGCTTGTGCCTCCAACCGTTCCCACTCGGTGTTCAATTCATCCATCGAAAGTTGATGGGTCCGCCGGATATACGTTTGAATGTAATCGTGACGCAAATCGGTCATCAACATCCCCCACGCA includes:
- a CDS encoding hydantoinase B/oxoprolinase family protein, with amino-acid sequence MTQTTTRKIDLFTLEIVKDSLIAIGDEMFLTLARTSMSPIIYEVLDFASGLTDAKGQLLTQGNGVTGFLGMLTFAVKEVIEKFGKKGQLKPGDIIIINDPYGGGGSHLSDVGLVMPIFYQGELVAFSANKAHWTEVGGKDPGSWTTDSTEIYQEGLQLPCVKLFDQGVLNQALVDIIAANVRFPDLSLGDMWAQVAALRTGEKRFNELCEKYGKEVVLASIEYLLDHGEQLARKELQKIPNGVYEAEDWIDDDGIGNGPFKVQVKITITDDEFVCDFRGSHPQVPGPVNCSVTALVSAVRAIYVGITNPSQDINDGIFRPLKILYDPKSIFSAERPAPVSTYWETMLYAADLIWKALAPVLPDRLTAGHLLSVCGVVVSGIHPDTKEPFLIVEPSAGGWGAGLGKDGENGQFCIGDGETYNVPVEVAETRYGVMVEEYSLHTDGAGAGEYRGGIGLVRSYRALSDGTTITATFGRHKYLPWGMNGGLPGSNNYVQIIKQNGEMSEPFGKCARYPLNKGDVARLVTATGGGYGNPFKRPAEKVASDVKNGYISIEQAKEKYGVIVDPEAFEVTGFTKERLEAN